From the genome of Mycobacterium dioxanotrophicus, one region includes:
- a CDS encoding SDR family NAD(P)-dependent oxidoreductase: protein MTKFDIAGTTAIVTGAGRGLGRGVATALVGAGAHVIGVARSGAQLDDVGAQLGARFTPVRADAADAATAIGLIDRYEPGVIVLAAGAAPRMGRLAEQTWESFSENWNVDVAQAFHWIRHALQRPLTPGSTVIAFSSGAALNGSPLSGGYAGAKSTVRFIADYAAGESEQAGLGINVVSVLPQLTPVTDLGAAAVAAYAAAAGVDPDTFVAGRGAVLTPEQAGKTVLEILAAPQYRAYVLGADGLTQLP, encoded by the coding sequence ATGACGAAATTCGATATCGCCGGCACCACGGCGATCGTGACGGGTGCGGGCCGAGGGCTTGGCCGCGGCGTCGCGACCGCTCTGGTCGGTGCCGGTGCTCATGTGATCGGGGTTGCCCGTAGCGGCGCCCAACTGGACGATGTCGGCGCGCAACTCGGCGCGCGATTCACGCCTGTGCGCGCTGACGCCGCCGATGCCGCGACGGCCATCGGCCTCATCGACCGGTATGAGCCCGGCGTGATCGTGCTGGCGGCCGGTGCCGCCCCACGCATGGGCAGGCTCGCCGAACAGACCTGGGAGAGCTTCAGCGAGAACTGGAATGTCGACGTGGCGCAGGCATTCCACTGGATTCGCCACGCGCTGCAGCGTCCGCTGACGCCCGGCAGCACGGTCATCGCCTTCTCCAGCGGCGCCGCCCTCAACGGATCTCCGCTCAGCGGGGGCTACGCAGGTGCCAAGTCCACCGTCCGATTCATCGCCGACTACGCGGCAGGCGAATCCGAACAGGCAGGTCTGGGCATCAATGTGGTGTCGGTGCTGCCGCAGCTGACACCGGTCACCGACCTCGGCGCGGCGGCCGTCGCGGCGTATGCGGCGGCGGCCGGCGTCGACCCGGACACCTTCGTGGCGGGCAGGGGAGCGGTCCTCACTCCCGAGCAGGCCGGCAAGACGGTCCTCGAAATCCTCGCCGCACCGCAGTATCGGGCGTATGTGCTCGGTGCCGACGGTCTTACCCAATTACCGTGA
- a CDS encoding aldehyde dehydrogenase family protein, translating into MSDIGMTMQPSLYIDGKWVHAGDGGARDIVNPADSSVVAVVDEATAADASAAVAAARTAFDSGPWPHTPIAERAAVLDRIADLLARDRDELARIETLDTGKTLRESHIDIDDVISVFRYYANLAAVEADRIVDVGDPTVISRVVREPVGVCVLIAPWNYPLLQIAWKIAPALAAGCTMVAKPSEVTPLSTIVLVRLAEEAGVPAGVLNLIQASGAAVGAALTDTPDVDLISFTGGAATGTSIARTAAAHATRVALELGGKNPHIVFADTDFDIAVDRVLTGVFMHSGQVCSSGTRLIIEESIADDFVAALVARAEKIRFGDGLDDASETGPLVSLAHRDKVESYVALGISEGAELVTGGARPTDPKYAAGSFYPPTIFDHCDRSMRVVTEETFGPILTVERFSTEAQAIELGNDTPYGLAAGVRTADPARAERVARALRAGTVWINDFGFYTPAAEWGGFKKSGNGRELGPTGLAEYQEIKHIWNSISPSVAGWFNGE; encoded by the coding sequence ATGTCCGATATCGGGATGACGATGCAGCCCAGCCTTTACATCGACGGAAAGTGGGTGCATGCCGGCGACGGCGGCGCGCGCGACATCGTCAACCCGGCGGACAGCAGCGTAGTCGCTGTCGTCGACGAGGCCACCGCGGCTGATGCGTCCGCCGCGGTGGCCGCGGCCCGGACCGCTTTCGACAGCGGTCCGTGGCCGCACACGCCCATCGCCGAGCGTGCGGCGGTGCTCGACCGCATCGCCGACCTGTTGGCCCGCGACCGTGACGAGCTCGCCCGTATCGAGACCCTCGATACGGGGAAGACTCTGCGGGAGAGCCACATCGACATCGATGACGTGATCTCGGTGTTCCGCTACTACGCCAACCTGGCGGCGGTGGAGGCCGACCGGATCGTCGACGTCGGTGACCCCACGGTGATCAGCCGGGTGGTACGGGAACCGGTCGGGGTATGTGTCCTGATCGCGCCGTGGAATTACCCGTTGCTGCAGATCGCCTGGAAGATCGCGCCTGCGCTGGCCGCCGGCTGCACCATGGTGGCGAAACCCAGCGAGGTGACCCCGCTGAGCACCATTGTGCTGGTCCGGCTGGCCGAGGAGGCCGGTGTTCCGGCCGGCGTGCTCAACCTGATCCAGGCCAGCGGCGCGGCGGTCGGCGCGGCTCTGACCGATACGCCTGACGTCGACCTCATCTCCTTCACCGGTGGTGCGGCGACGGGCACGTCGATCGCCCGCACCGCGGCCGCCCACGCCACCCGCGTGGCACTGGAGCTCGGTGGCAAGAATCCCCACATCGTGTTCGCAGACACCGATTTCGACATTGCCGTCGATCGTGTGCTGACCGGGGTCTTCATGCATTCCGGGCAGGTCTGCTCGTCGGGTACCCGACTCATCATCGAGGAGTCGATCGCCGACGACTTCGTGGCGGCGTTGGTCGCGCGGGCCGAGAAGATTCGATTCGGCGACGGTCTCGACGATGCCAGCGAGACCGGACCGTTGGTCTCGCTGGCACACCGCGACAAAGTAGAATCCTATGTGGCATTGGGGATTTCCGAGGGTGCAGAGTTGGTCACCGGGGGTGCGCGGCCAACCGATCCGAAGTATGCGGCAGGTAGTTTCTACCCACCCACCATCTTCGATCACTGCGATCGGAGCATGCGGGTGGTGACCGAGGAGACCTTCGGTCCGATCCTGACCGTCGAGCGGTTCAGCACCGAGGCCCAGGCGATCGAGCTGGGCAACGACACACCGTATGGCCTTGCGGCCGGTGTCCGCACCGCGGATCCGGCCAGGGCCGAACGCGTTGCGCGCGCATTGCGGGCAGGCACGGTGTGGATCAACGACTTCGGCTTCTACACTCCTGCCGCCGAGTGGGGCGGCTTCAAGAAGTCGGGGAACGGCCGCGAGCTTGGACCGACGGGGCTCGCCGAATACCAAGAGATCAAACATATCTGGAACAGCATCTCGCCGTCGGTGGCGGGCTGGTTCAACGGCGAATAA
- a CDS encoding APC family permease → MSIRSDSQADESGMEDFGYKESLDRSIGKFASFAAGVSYISILTGTFQLFYVGFGNAGPAYLWSWPMVFVGQLAVALCFMELSAKYPVAGSVYNWSKKLGSRIVGWSSGWLMLTASIVTLSAVVLALQLNLPRLWSGFQMIGDGTGKYDFAANAIILGVILIAFTTTINAFGVRLMAMINSAGVFIELIAAVLIAVILAFNIKRGPSVFFSTHGYGADLPGGYMGAFLVASLASLYVMYGFDTASSLGEETVEPRRTAPKAILRAILASFVIGGAILVFAVMSAPDLNDPLLGSPDGSLQYIVEKVMWGPLGKIFLVCIVVAVTVCSLAVHTAAIRLTFAMARDNALPFGEKLARVHPKTQAPVIPAVVIGVIAALILVINLGQPKVFTVLTSIAIIMIYLAYLMVTGPMLKKRLQGQWPPADLKEGNYFTMGKWGMAVNIFAVLWGVGMAINLAWPRVAIYGDPWYNTWGAFVYIGVILGLGLVWYFVKGRHHLGTLASHAADKQ, encoded by the coding sequence ATGTCAATTCGGTCAGACAGCCAAGCCGATGAAAGTGGGATGGAGGACTTCGGCTACAAGGAGTCCCTGGACCGCAGTATTGGAAAATTTGCGAGTTTCGCCGCCGGGGTCAGCTACATATCGATCCTGACCGGCACCTTCCAGCTCTTCTACGTCGGTTTCGGCAACGCCGGCCCCGCGTATCTGTGGTCGTGGCCAATGGTTTTCGTCGGGCAGCTGGCGGTCGCGCTGTGTTTCATGGAGCTCTCCGCCAAGTACCCGGTCGCCGGGTCGGTCTACAACTGGTCGAAGAAGCTCGGTAGCCGCATCGTCGGATGGAGTTCCGGGTGGCTCATGCTGACCGCGTCCATCGTCACGTTGTCGGCGGTGGTGCTGGCATTGCAGCTGAACCTGCCGCGGCTGTGGAGCGGCTTCCAGATGATCGGTGACGGCACCGGAAAGTACGACTTCGCCGCCAACGCAATCATTCTGGGCGTCATCCTGATCGCGTTCACCACCACGATCAATGCCTTCGGTGTGCGGCTGATGGCGATGATCAACAGCGCAGGCGTCTTCATCGAGCTGATCGCCGCGGTGCTCATCGCGGTCATCCTGGCTTTCAACATCAAGCGTGGTCCCAGCGTGTTCTTCTCCACCCACGGGTACGGAGCGGATCTGCCAGGCGGGTACATGGGTGCGTTCCTGGTGGCGTCGTTGGCGTCGCTGTACGTGATGTACGGATTCGACACCGCCAGCTCGCTCGGCGAGGAGACAGTCGAACCCCGTCGCACGGCACCGAAGGCCATCCTGCGAGCGATCCTGGCATCTTTCGTGATCGGTGGCGCCATCCTGGTGTTCGCCGTCATGTCCGCGCCGGATCTCAACGACCCGCTGCTGGGCAGCCCCGACGGCAGCCTGCAGTACATCGTCGAGAAGGTGATGTGGGGTCCGCTCGGCAAGATCTTCCTGGTCTGCATCGTCGTGGCGGTGACGGTGTGTTCACTGGCCGTGCACACTGCCGCGATCCGACTCACGTTCGCCATGGCCCGCGACAACGCTCTTCCGTTCGGCGAGAAGCTGGCTCGTGTCCACCCCAAGACTCAGGCGCCCGTGATCCCTGCGGTCGTGATCGGTGTGATCGCCGCGCTGATCCTCGTGATCAATCTCGGGCAGCCCAAGGTCTTCACGGTGTTGACGTCGATCGCGATCATCATGATCTACCTCGCCTACCTGATGGTGACTGGTCCGATGCTCAAGAAGCGGTTGCAAGGCCAGTGGCCGCCGGCCGATCTGAAGGAAGGCAACTACTTCACCATGGGCAAATGGGGCATGGCGGTGAACATCTTCGCCGTGCTGTGGGGCGTCGGCATGGCCATCAACCTGGCGTGGCCGCGCGTCGCCATCTACGGCGACCCCTGGTACAACACGTGGGGCGCATTCGTCTACATCGGCGTCATTCTCGGCCTGGGCCTGGTGTGGTACTTCGTCAAGGGCCGCCACCACTTGGGCACGCTGGCGTCGCACGCGGCGGACAAGCAGTGA
- a CDS encoding aromatic ring-hydroxylating oxygenase subunit alpha: MTTIDNPTPAAAGTNPEGGSLIRTLGGEYYWDPEIFRAEQENIFEKMWFCSVRSSDLPEPGDFRKVQVGRESVLIVRGRDKQLRAFLNICRHRGAMLCTEDSGAVKRHLRCPYHAWTYGLDGKLVAAPNLGTLKEEDGTDIDRTEYGLVPVALREWLGYAWVCLADEPPSFEDDVIGAVTQRLGDPAAIDHYHTDELAVGRRVVYDVAANWKLIVENFMECYHCATIHPELTEVLPEFADGLAAQYFVGHGAAFGEDIDGFTIDGRAGFDTINGVTEDQDRKYYAITVRPTVFINLVPDHVILHRMFPMAHDRTIVECDWLYAPDVVASGKDVEHSMELFHRVNQQDFEACERTQPAMSSRAYRNGGVLVPAEHHIGEFHEWTLAKLGDTQSKG, encoded by the coding sequence ATGACGACAATCGACAACCCCACCCCTGCAGCCGCGGGTACCAATCCCGAAGGCGGAAGCCTCATTCGCACCTTGGGCGGCGAATACTATTGGGACCCAGAGATTTTCCGAGCTGAGCAGGAGAACATCTTCGAGAAGATGTGGTTCTGCTCCGTGCGCAGCAGTGACCTGCCCGAACCGGGTGATTTCCGCAAGGTCCAGGTGGGCCGGGAGAGTGTGCTGATCGTCCGTGGCCGGGACAAGCAGCTCCGTGCGTTCCTGAACATCTGCCGGCACCGCGGAGCGATGCTGTGCACCGAGGACTCGGGTGCGGTCAAGCGGCACCTGCGCTGCCCGTACCACGCCTGGACCTACGGGCTGGACGGCAAGCTGGTCGCCGCCCCCAACCTGGGCACGCTCAAAGAAGAGGACGGCACCGACATCGATCGCACCGAATACGGCCTGGTGCCGGTCGCTCTGCGGGAGTGGCTCGGCTACGCGTGGGTCTGCCTGGCCGACGAGCCGCCGTCATTCGAGGACGATGTCATCGGTGCAGTCACCCAACGGCTGGGCGACCCGGCCGCCATCGACCACTACCACACCGACGAGCTGGCCGTCGGCCGCCGGGTGGTCTACGACGTGGCTGCCAACTGGAAGCTGATCGTCGAGAACTTCATGGAGTGCTACCACTGCGCCACCATCCACCCCGAGCTGACCGAGGTGCTGCCGGAGTTCGCCGACGGGCTTGCCGCGCAGTACTTCGTCGGGCACGGCGCCGCCTTCGGTGAGGACATCGACGGATTCACCATCGATGGTCGGGCCGGCTTCGACACCATCAACGGCGTCACCGAAGACCAGGACCGCAAGTACTACGCGATCACCGTGCGGCCGACGGTGTTCATCAACCTGGTGCCCGATCACGTCATCCTGCACCGGATGTTCCCGATGGCCCACGACCGCACCATCGTGGAATGCGACTGGCTGTACGCCCCCGACGTGGTTGCTTCGGGCAAAGACGTCGAGCATTCGATGGAGCTGTTCCACCGAGTCAACCAGCAGGACTTCGAAGCCTGTGAACGTACACAACCTGCAATGTCCTCCCGGGCATACCGAAATGGGGGTGTACTGGTACCCGCCGAGCACCACATCGGGGAATTCCACGAGTGGACGCTGGCCAAATTGGGCGACACCCAGTCGAAGGGGTAG
- a CDS encoding bifunctional 3-phenylpropionate/cinnamic acid dioxygenase ferredoxin subunit produces MGSPTSGRTVVGQLDELPVGEVLTVRLEGQDPITIFHTDSGLFAIEDTCTHQDASLADGWVEGCTVECPLHESCFDLRTGEVSGPPAKVAVRTHQVGVEDGQIWLEASAS; encoded by the coding sequence ATCGGCTCGCCGACGTCCGGCCGTACCGTCGTAGGGCAGCTCGATGAGCTGCCCGTCGGCGAGGTGCTCACCGTGCGGTTAGAGGGCCAGGACCCGATCACGATCTTCCATACGGACTCCGGGCTGTTCGCCATCGAAGACACCTGCACCCATCAGGATGCGTCGCTGGCCGACGGCTGGGTCGAGGGCTGCACCGTGGAGTGCCCGCTGCACGAATCCTGCTTCGACCTGCGCACCGGAGAGGTATCCGGACCGCCCGCGAAAGTCGCGGTACGTACCCATCAGGTGGGCGTCGAGGACGGCCAGATCTGGCTCGAAGCGAGCGCATCATGA
- a CDS encoding Fic/DOC family protein gives MPRRSSYVDPTTGILTNLVHARTIADLVSAEHDLVTVRHIQLSEHPVPGDFDLDHLKAIHRHLFGDVYPFAGELRTVDIFKAGSTSQFAPARTLVAAAAHVFVRIQEDDYLCGLDRDEFVVRLSRHFTAINRLHPFREGNGRTQRLFLQYLAEHAGYQLDWSRINRADLLATCRDRTLQARCLLDAVTLPQQGLAGPGAPEQH, from the coding sequence ATGCCCCGTCGGTCCAGTTATGTCGATCCCACGACGGGGATATTGACCAACCTGGTGCATGCCCGCACCATCGCTGATTTGGTGTCGGCCGAGCACGATCTCGTCACCGTCCGGCACATCCAGCTGTCGGAGCATCCGGTGCCCGGAGATTTCGACCTGGACCATCTGAAGGCGATCCACCGCCATCTGTTCGGAGATGTCTATCCGTTCGCCGGCGAGTTGCGGACGGTGGACATCTTCAAGGCGGGCAGCACCAGCCAGTTCGCGCCTGCGCGAACGCTGGTGGCCGCCGCAGCGCATGTGTTCGTCCGGATCCAGGAGGACGATTACCTCTGCGGCCTGGACCGCGACGAGTTCGTCGTACGGCTCAGCCGGCACTTCACCGCGATCAACCGGCTGCACCCGTTCCGAGAAGGCAACGGCCGCACCCAACGGCTGTTTCTGCAATACCTCGCCGAACATGCCGGCTACCAACTTGATTGGTCACGGATCAACCGCGCCGATCTGCTGGCGACGTGCCGCGACCGCACCCTGCAAGCGCGATGCCTGCTCGATGCCGTGACGCTCCCGCAACAGGGTCTCGCGGGACCGGGTGCGCCAGAACAACACTGA
- a CDS encoding FAD-dependent oxidoreductase: protein MSQPTSIVVIGASLAGLSTVRELRAAGYEGRVTVIGDEPHMPYDRPPLSKEYLTGEPSLELAESDDIDALQAEWVLGRAAVGVTSDSGGGHTVTLDDGTALDADAVVLATGARARSLPGWPSLPGVHTLRTVDDARALRGSLENAQRLVVVGAGFIGAEVASTAAGRGIDVTVVEMSTTPLVGILGEEVAAACTALHGLNGVTLLTGVSVSGVTGEDRVTGVLLDDGTELAADVVVVGVGAVPNTEWLTHPEITIENGFRTDDSCRTGAPGVYAVGDCATSFNVHLGAHHRSEHWTNATQQARIVASAILGTPQAPHAAPYFWSKQYGRQLQFAGHRQQGDVVRFIDGDASAASFVALYERDGLATAVFSMDNPRLFTRHRKLIERQLAEQVAARTAAVNAAVHTAGLEAGAPSEELRGDLQSYEQGAIDADELVRRTASRINAI, encoded by the coding sequence ATGAGCCAACCGACATCGATCGTCGTGATCGGCGCATCCCTGGCCGGACTGTCCACGGTCCGGGAGCTGCGCGCCGCCGGCTACGAAGGACGGGTCACCGTCATCGGCGACGAGCCGCACATGCCCTACGACCGCCCGCCGCTGTCCAAGGAATATCTCACCGGCGAGCCCTCGCTCGAGCTGGCCGAGTCTGATGACATCGACGCTCTGCAAGCCGAGTGGGTGCTGGGCCGCGCCGCAGTCGGGGTGACCTCCGATTCGGGCGGCGGGCACACCGTCACGCTCGACGACGGCACCGCATTGGACGCCGACGCCGTCGTATTGGCCACCGGAGCGCGCGCCCGCTCACTGCCGGGCTGGCCATCGCTGCCCGGGGTGCACACCCTGCGCACGGTCGACGATGCCCGGGCGCTGCGCGGTTCCCTCGAGAACGCGCAGCGGCTGGTGGTCGTCGGTGCCGGGTTCATCGGAGCAGAGGTCGCCAGCACCGCGGCCGGCCGCGGCATCGACGTCACCGTCGTCGAGATGTCCACGACGCCGCTTGTCGGGATTCTGGGTGAAGAGGTGGCAGCGGCCTGCACGGCGCTGCACGGGCTCAATGGCGTGACCTTGCTGACCGGCGTCAGCGTGTCCGGGGTGACCGGCGAAGACCGGGTGACGGGCGTGTTGCTCGACGACGGCACAGAACTCGCCGCCGACGTGGTGGTCGTCGGTGTGGGTGCGGTGCCCAATACCGAGTGGTTGACGCATCCCGAGATCACCATCGAGAACGGTTTCCGCACCGACGACTCCTGCCGGACCGGGGCGCCCGGTGTGTATGCCGTCGGTGACTGCGCGACATCGTTCAACGTCCACCTCGGGGCGCACCACCGCAGCGAACACTGGACGAACGCCACGCAGCAGGCCCGCATTGTGGCCTCTGCGATCCTCGGCACGCCCCAGGCACCGCATGCCGCGCCGTACTTCTGGTCCAAACAGTATGGGCGCCAACTGCAGTTCGCCGGACATCGCCAGCAGGGTGACGTGGTCCGGTTCATCGACGGCGACGCCTCTGCGGCGTCGTTCGTGGCGCTCTACGAGCGCGACGGCCTCGCGACGGCGGTGTTCTCGATGGACAATCCGCGGCTGTTCACCCGGCACCGCAAGCTGATCGAACGCCAGCTCGCCGAACAGGTCGCCGCCCGCACCGCCGCGGTCAACGCCGCCGTGCACACCGCGGGCCTCGAAGCCGGCGCGCCGTCGGAGGAACTCCGCGGCGACCTCCAGAGTTACGAGCAAGGCGCCATCGACGCCGACGAACTCGTGCGCCGCACTGCCTCGCGGATCAACGCGATCTGA
- a CDS encoding GMC family oxidoreductase — MVDTQSAANTDTFDYVIAGGGTAGCVLAARLSEDPSVTVCLVEAGPSDVDDRNILELSEWMHLLDSGYDWDYPVEPQEKGNSFMRHARAKVLGGCSSHNSCIAFWPPAEGLADWEAMGAKGWGADSLWPFVAKLENNDAEGNHHGHSGPVRLRDVPPLDPCGAAVLEAAAKVGLPTVKFNRGTTVTNGAGWFQINAAENGNRMSSSHAFLHPILETRKNLEVRTNSWVSEILFDDQNNATGVRYQRPDLTGYDTVSARREVVVTAGAIDTPKLLMLSGIGPAEHLREMGIAVRVDSPGVGSNLDDHVEGLVFWEASRPMVTSSTQWWEIGLFTTTEPGLNQPDLMMHYGSVPFDMNTLRWGYPTTDNGFCLTPNVTLGRSRGTVRLRSRDFRDRAKVDPRYFTDPEGHDERVMLAGVRLARKIAEQEPLRSWVARELAPGPDAVTDDELLDYIHKTHNTVYHPAATARMGSVDDPMAVLDPELRVKGVQRLRVVDASAMPKLPAVNPNITVMAMGEKCADLMRKQ; from the coding sequence ATGGTTGACACACAATCGGCAGCGAATACCGACACGTTCGACTACGTCATAGCCGGAGGCGGCACCGCGGGGTGTGTCCTCGCGGCCAGGCTGAGCGAGGACCCGTCGGTCACTGTGTGCCTCGTCGAGGCAGGCCCGTCGGACGTCGACGACCGCAACATCCTGGAGCTGTCGGAGTGGATGCACCTGCTGGATTCCGGTTACGACTGGGACTACCCGGTCGAGCCGCAGGAGAAGGGCAACAGCTTCATGCGGCATGCCCGGGCCAAGGTGCTGGGCGGGTGCTCCTCGCACAACTCCTGTATCGCGTTCTGGCCGCCCGCCGAGGGGCTTGCCGACTGGGAGGCGATGGGCGCCAAAGGATGGGGAGCCGACAGTCTGTGGCCGTTCGTCGCGAAGCTCGAGAACAACGACGCCGAGGGCAATCACCACGGTCACAGCGGCCCGGTACGGCTGCGTGACGTACCGCCGCTCGACCCGTGCGGCGCAGCGGTTCTGGAGGCCGCCGCCAAGGTTGGTCTGCCGACCGTGAAGTTCAACCGCGGCACCACGGTGACCAATGGTGCGGGCTGGTTCCAGATCAACGCTGCGGAGAACGGCAACCGCATGTCGTCGTCGCACGCCTTCCTGCACCCGATCCTCGAGACGCGGAAAAACCTTGAGGTGCGGACGAATTCGTGGGTCAGCGAGATCCTGTTCGACGACCAGAACAACGCCACCGGGGTGCGCTACCAGCGTCCGGACCTGACCGGCTACGACACGGTTTCCGCCCGGCGCGAGGTGGTCGTGACCGCCGGGGCGATCGACACCCCGAAGCTGCTCATGCTCTCGGGCATCGGACCGGCCGAGCACCTGCGGGAGATGGGCATTGCGGTACGGGTCGATTCCCCGGGTGTCGGATCCAATCTCGACGACCACGTCGAAGGATTGGTGTTCTGGGAGGCGTCACGCCCCATGGTCACCAGCTCGACCCAGTGGTGGGAGATCGGTCTGTTCACCACCACGGAGCCGGGTCTGAACCAGCCCGATCTGATGATGCATTACGGCAGTGTGCCGTTCGACATGAACACCCTGCGCTGGGGCTACCCGACCACGGACAACGGATTCTGCCTCACCCCGAACGTCACGCTGGGACGTTCACGGGGAACGGTGCGGCTGCGGTCGCGGGACTTCCGGGACCGTGCCAAGGTCGATCCCCGCTACTTCACCGATCCGGAAGGACACGACGAGCGCGTCATGCTGGCCGGTGTGCGGTTGGCACGCAAGATCGCCGAGCAGGAACCGTTGCGTAGCTGGGTGGCTCGTGAGCTGGCACCGGGGCCCGATGCCGTCACCGACGACGAGCTGCTGGACTACATCCACAAGACCCACAACACCGTCTACCATCCGGCCGCGACAGCTCGGATGGGATCGGTGGACGATCCGATGGCCGTCCTCGACCCCGAGTTGCGCGTCAAGGGCGTGCAGCGCCTGCGGGTGGTGGACGCCTCGGCGATGCCGAAATTGCCTGCGGTGAACCCGAATATTACGGTGATGGCCATGGGCGAGAAGTGCGCGGACCTGATGAGAAAACAGTGA
- a CDS encoding DUF899 domain-containing protein, with protein sequence MNTPPIVTAGEWDEARRRLLVKEKEHTRAGDALAAERRRMPWLAIEKPYVFQGPEGELGLLDLFAGRRQLIVYRAFFEPGVYGWPEHACRGCSMVADHVGNLAHLNARDTTLVFASRAPQADIARVQQRMGWQIPWYTITDSFDADLGVDEWHGTNAFIRDGESVFRTYFVDNRGDEVFGNTWSYLDITALGRQEDWEDSPDGYPKSPPYQWWNWHDEYEDPQPPDEWIARSTAAQELFK encoded by the coding sequence ATGAACACACCGCCGATTGTGACCGCCGGGGAGTGGGATGAGGCGCGACGGCGCCTGCTCGTGAAAGAGAAGGAGCACACCCGAGCCGGTGACGCGCTGGCCGCCGAACGGCGAAGGATGCCGTGGCTGGCGATCGAGAAGCCCTATGTGTTCCAAGGACCGGAAGGCGAACTCGGCTTGCTCGACCTGTTCGCCGGTCGACGGCAACTGATCGTGTACCGGGCGTTCTTCGAGCCCGGCGTATACGGCTGGCCCGAACATGCCTGCCGTGGTTGCTCGATGGTCGCCGATCATGTCGGCAACCTCGCGCATCTCAACGCACGTGATACCACCCTCGTATTCGCGTCCCGTGCGCCGCAGGCCGACATCGCGCGGGTGCAGCAGCGGATGGGATGGCAGATCCCGTGGTACACCATCACCGACAGCTTCGACGCCGACTTGGGCGTCGACGAATGGCACGGCACCAATGCGTTCATCCGCGACGGCGAGTCGGTGTTCCGGACCTACTTCGTGGACAACCGCGGCGACGAGGTGTTCGGCAACACCTGGAGCTACCTGGACATCACTGCGCTCGGGCGGCAGGAGGATTGGGAGGATTCACCGGACGGCTACCCGAAGTCGCCGCCATACCAGTGGTGGAACTGGCACGACGAGTACGAGGATCCGCAGCCGCCCGACGAGTGGATCGCCCGGTCGACGGCCGCGCAGGAACTCTTCAAGTGA
- a CDS encoding sigma-70 family RNA polymerase sigma factor encodes MYVELIERARAGDGAAFRELTEPHQRELQVHCYRMLGSVQDAEDAVQDTLLSAWQNLSGFEERSSVRTWLYRIATNRCLNALRSAKRRPAKEWDINEIEPPEPTRLSEVVWLEPYPDALIPEASYEQQETISLAFMTALQLLAPRQRAVLILRDVLGYHAGEVAEILGSSIDSVNSALKRARAGLRHGLPATPTPPLPGSAAEQALVDRFVRAYQSGDVDGLVALLTEDVTISMPPVPLEYQGRDVVARFYAAVMRPGRHYDLVPTRANRQLAFASYHRGAGGIRHAAGLLVLTLDGDRISAMTRFDSSVLPWFGMPLSLP; translated from the coding sequence ATGTATGTGGAACTGATCGAGCGGGCCCGTGCCGGTGATGGCGCGGCATTCCGGGAGCTCACCGAGCCACACCAGCGGGAGCTTCAGGTGCACTGCTACCGGATGCTGGGTTCGGTGCAGGATGCCGAGGACGCAGTACAGGACACACTGCTGTCGGCATGGCAGAACCTCAGTGGGTTCGAAGAGAGATCGTCGGTCCGGACCTGGCTCTACCGGATCGCCACCAACCGCTGTCTCAACGCGCTGCGGTCGGCCAAGCGGCGCCCGGCCAAGGAGTGGGACATCAACGAGATCGAACCGCCCGAGCCGACACGGCTGAGCGAAGTGGTGTGGCTGGAGCCATATCCGGACGCGCTGATACCGGAGGCGTCATACGAGCAGCAGGAGACCATCTCACTGGCCTTCATGACGGCGTTGCAATTGCTGGCACCGCGCCAGCGGGCCGTGCTGATCCTGCGCGACGTGCTCGGCTATCACGCCGGCGAGGTCGCCGAGATCCTCGGCAGCAGTATCGATTCCGTGAACAGCGCGTTGAAGCGCGCCCGCGCCGGGTTGCGCCACGGGCTTCCCGCAACTCCGACGCCGCCACTGCCGGGCTCCGCTGCCGAGCAGGCGCTGGTGGACAGATTCGTGCGGGCTTACCAGTCCGGTGACGTCGACGGTCTGGTCGCGTTGCTCACCGAAGACGTCACGATCTCGATGCCGCCCGTGCCGCTGGAATACCAGGGCCGCGATGTGGTGGCCCGGTTCTACGCCGCAGTCATGCGCCCCGGGCGGCACTACGACCTGGTGCCGACACGCGCCAACCGGCAACTGGCGTTCGCCTCCTACCACCGCGGCGCGGGAGGTATCCGGCACGCCGCGGGGCTGCTGGTCCTCACGCTCGACGGGGACCGCATCAGCGCCATGACCCGATTCGACAGCAGCGTGCTGCCATGGTTCGGCATGCCATTGTCGCTGCCGTGA